A region of the Sarcophilus harrisii chromosome 3, mSarHar1.11, whole genome shotgun sequence genome:
AAAAGATCTTTGCATTTTACAATTGGAAATTAGCAGCCTCCATATGTTTAAATTCCATCTCCTCAGTCAATAAGCCCTTGTCAATGCTAACTACAAGTCTGGCAATGCACTAAGCACTGAAGgcttaaaaaaggcaaaaacgaGGTTCCTGCCCCGGGCATCTTGGGGGGACCCCCTGTAAATAACCAACTACAGACAGGATCCATGCATGTCGCTGGGTAGGCAAGGGTGGAGAGAGGAGCAGGACACCGATCTCGCCAAAGGAAAGCCTTGAGCCTCCAAAGGAGGCCAGGCAAACCAAGAGGTATTCAGATGTGGGGGATGGCCAGACCCAGGGAGCAGATGGGCAGCAGACCAGCTCCAGTGGCTGGGCTCCTGAATGGGTGGGTGGAATCCTCTTTGAAGGACAGCTCAAAGGCTTGAAGAGATGGAGGACTGAAGTGGTTCCTGTCCTAATAGGAAATGAATCTAGTGAGCTAATTACCTCACTGCCCATTCTGCAATCTCATTTCTTGGCCCTGGAATTGGAAGCCTCCCTCCAAGGTGCTCTGCCAGCCACTGCCCTCCCCTTCTAACATGCCCTCCCCCAGGAGTGGATGGGACGTTTGAGCTCCACGTGACTGCTTCAGGCAATTTGCTATTCCCTTTTCTATGAGCAGGGCTGCAGGTTTTTAAGCCGGACGTGATCGCCAGGTTGGAGCGAGCAGAAGCACCATGGACACTGGAGAACAAGGTTCTCAGACACTCCTGTTCAGGTAAGTGAAGGACAGTTGCTATTAAGTCAGGGGAAACTGTGTCTGAAATTATGAACAAGAAGGGCCCCTAGGGAGAAAGGTGGAAGTTGTTGGGCGTGTGTCTCCAGCCTTTTCTTGTTTCAGCTGTGAACTGAGACCCTTCCTCCATCTTCCATCCTTCCATGCAGCCATGTTCCTCACGTCCATATTCTCTCTAGCCCAAGTGTGTGTCCTTTGTTTTTCAGGATAATCCTTCCATCTATATTCAGAATCTCTCTGCTCCCCGAGGACATTGTTCCCATGAGAAGCAACACAATACAGTCAGAATACAAACCTTTGAAGTCAattggtcaacaagcatttattaagcatttactgtataCCAGGCATTTTTCTAAAGCAATGGGtatataaagaaatggaaaatggtcTCAGCCcttaagaagctcacagtctaaaggGGGAAACAACatcaaacaactatgtacaaataagctccATACAAGAGAAAAGATGCTAGCTTCAGGtgggactgggaaaggcttctcgTAGAAGGTAGGCTTTTGGCTGGCTCTCAAAGGAAGCCCAGAGAGAGGTTTCCAGGCTGGGAAGTGGCCAGTGCACAATTGGGATATGGAGGGTCATGTGTGAGGGACCGTGTTTGTTGCTGGCCATTGAGAAGGACATGGGAGGGAACAGAGTGAGAAGAATGGAAGGGTAAAGCCTGTTGTGAAAGCTTTTAGAATTAGAGGAGAGACAGGGCTGAGCCGTGCCTGGGAGTGAAAGGGTGAGGGCCTGGGGCTTACCCCAAGTGTCTTCATCAGTCCCTCTGGATCCTTagatattttcccttctctttatgGAGAAAAAGCACAAGCTTGGATTCAGCAGAACTTGAGGTCAGCTCCCACTGTGACACcctgtgaccctggcaagtcatggAGGGaccttctttgtatttccagtgcttagcacagttcctgaacATGGTGGGTACTTCATACATGCTTGTGGATGGCTAATGAATCTGAGCCAACATTTCCTCTGGTGTAAGATAAAGGGATTGGGCTCAGTGGCCTGGAGGGTCCATACCATTTGTAAATCCCTGATCCTCTGGGCTGTCAGCTTATACTCTGACAGGAGACAACCCTGGAGTCAGCCTcaagcacttaacacttcctggctgtgtgaccctgggcaagtcacttgaccccaactgcctcagaaaaaagaaaaaaagaaaaagaaaaaaagaaaactgagctcTTGCTGCTTCTCTTGGCATAGAGGAAAAGAAACATATGTACATGCActggtatacacacacacacacattgacttttttttttctcctttcagattGGGAAATGAAGCCTGAGGCTAAGGAGGCCTTTTCAAAACAGGGCATGTATGTGAAAGAGTCTTTACCAGAGAAACTCAAGAGCAATGAATCCTGGGATTGTACATTGGGACAAGTGTGGAACTATGATGGGAGGTTCAAGAAACCACGAGGTAGCCAAGAGAAAGCATCAAGGGAAGTAACAGTCCTGCCCAAGAAAATACCCAGTGAGGTGAGAAGCCAGGCAGGTAATTTGGGGAGGAGTTTTGGACAGATGTCACTTCTCGTTGCACAACAGAACATGGCTACAAAAAAGAGTCTCCATCAGTGtgatacagaaggaaatggctttAAACAGTATTCAGAACTAATTAAATATAATAGACTTTCCCCAGGGCTTAAAccttataaatatgaatacattaAAGCTTCCAATTCCAATTCACACTTTATCCAATATAATCGAATACCTCCCGTAGAGAGAATCTCTGGTTTTGACGAGTTTGGCAAAACTTTCCAACAAAAGAAGCACCTTATCCAACCTCAGATAAATCATGCTGGACACAAAGTCTATAAATGTGGCGAATGTGGAAAGTTCTTCAGACAGAGCATGCACCTGATtcagcatcagagaattcacactggagagaaaccctataacTGCAACGAGTGTGGGAAGGCCTTCAGGCAGAAAATTCACCTGATTCGACACAAAACACTCCATAGTGAAGAGAAGCCCTTCAAGTGCAGTCATTGTGGTAAATGCTTCAGTGACAGTTCGTCCCTCAACGTGCACCAGAGGATTCACACGGCAGAGAAGCCCTACCACTGCAACGAGTGCGGCAAGGCCTTCAGCCTGAGCCAGTACCTCATCCAGCACCAGCAGATCCACACCACGGAGAAGCGCTACAAATGCAGCGAGTGTGGCAAGGCCTTCAGCCTGAGCCAGTACCTCATCCGGCACCAGAAGATCCACACGGGAGAAAAGCCCTACGAATGCACCGAGTGCGGGCAGACCTTCACACAGCAGGGCAGCCTGACCCAGCACCAGAGGAGCCACGCTGGGGAGAAGCCCTACAAGTGCAGCGAGTGCGGCAAGGCCTTCGGCCGCAGCCTGTACCTCACTCGGCACCAGAGGATCCACACGGGCGAGAAGCCCCACATATGTGGCGAGTGCGGGAAGTCCTTCAACGACACCGCGGTCCTGGCTTTGCACCAGAGGATTCACACCGGAGAGAAGCCCTGCAAGTGCAACGTTTGCGGCAAGGCCTTCCGCCACACCAACCAGGTCACCCAGCACCAGAGGATCCACACCGGGGAGAAGCCTTACAAGTGCAACGAGTGTGGGAAAGCGTTCACCCACTGTGCTGGCCTCACTCACCACCAGAGGATCCACACCGGCGAAAAACCCTACAAGTGCGACGACTGCGGCAAGGCCTTCAAACAGAAAGTTTACCTCACCCAGCATCAGAGAACCCACACCGGGGAAAAGCCCTACAAGTGTGAcgaatgtgggaaggccttccgCCAGTGCTCAGCCCTGATTTCTCATAAAAGGactcacactggagagaaaccctacaCATGTAGAGAATGTGGAAAGGCCTTCAGTCACAGCTGCAGCCTCACTCTGCATCAGaggattcacactggagagaaaccctacaAATGTACCGAATGTGGCAAAGCCTTTAGCCAGAATATATTCCTTACTAGACATCAGAGAACTCACACTGGGGAAAAACCCTTTAAGTGTAGTGAATGTGGGAAAGTATTTAGCCAGAGTATGTCTCTTACCCGCCATCAGAAAACACACACTGGGGAGAAACCCTACAaatgtgatgaatgtggaaaaggcTTCATCCAGAAGATACAGTGTATTCAGCATCAGAAAATCCATACCGGAGAGAAACCCTAAAAATAGAGCTCATGAAAAAGGCTTCCAGTCAGTGCAGACGCATAATCATTCAACATCAAGAATTCACATCGCaatataaaaaagttatcaaTGTAACGAGTGTTAGAAGGCCTTTAGGTGTAGTTTGTTCCTCATCACAGctttcaaaatcaaaattaacAATGTTCAAAGCTTTAGTCAGTTTTGTCACTTATGGATCAAtgctcagatatttattaagcacccattttGTTTCAtgcactagaaatacaaatacaaaaaataaagccATCCCTGCTTTCCAGAAGCTTACGTGAAATAAGATGCAAGAGAACAATTTGGTACgtgaaactgaaaaagaaaaataatcttctcTTTCCTGCAATATGCTAACTAGTGCCATCAGGTGGTAGTTGAGTTATACCCTCTTGAATAGAAAATGCATAGAGCTTAAGTCTAAAATAAGACCCCTGAAAAACATGGACCACTTGTAGAGTTAAACCTCGGATCCTGTTGCCCACGGGAACTGATACAGAACATTGACAACAGATTCAGGTGAACAAAATACAACGCAACCACCGTGATATGCAGGGGGCCACACTTAAAGGTAACTAAACTCAGattaaatacaataaacattCTTAGTTCTGGACATAATACATACTCCCCTTTTTTTTGAGAGGTGAGAAATTACAGGTGTGGAATGTTGCATGTGTTGTCAAACACAGTCCTggcttaacatttatttttttttctttgttacaagggagggtTCTGTGAGGGTGGAGGGGTGGGAAAAAGCAAATAAGGAAATCATGGTGCTGTAAAAGGGGcacaaataaagcaaaataaaactttcTAAAACACTGTGATTTCTTGAAAACTAAAGGGGAACTTACTGAAATTTTCATCTCCAAACTTAAATTTAGATATTTTTGAAGgaggatataaataaaatatatagataatcgATGTCTTAAATAGATTTCATTTTCCCTGAGGTAGCTACAAGTCCAGCTCCACAACATATGAAATCCTTGGTCACATCCATTACTCTTGGTAGATACTGGCTAGTACTTGTtgccccatcttttttttttttttaatcttcctcaaGTTCCCAATTCTGGAGATATGGAAAGTCTATTTAATACCCGATTGATTATCAGTGAATACAGCAATCTCCTCTCAGAGTACTTCATTAGAATGACATGATCTTCCTGTAAGACTCAGGAGACCCAAAATGAGCAACACTTTGTGAAGCTCCAGATATCCCATAAGTGGGTAGCTTTGCCACTTGCAATCATTCACAACACTTCATTGCATAAAGTTTTGTTTGGATTCATACCTCCTTTGATGCTTGTAAAGTtttgtcccaaacttcaggggaaaaatgagaaaaattgaatttaaaagactAAAAGAATCTAATTAAGAGGGTATACAAAACATAAACAGCAAAGAAATCATCCCTACAGATGTATTTGTGTGGTGTGATTTTGAAGGGGGTCTATCCTGGCTATGGCTCTAAAAAGAAGTCATTCCCACCATGAGTATGTAATCCCATGTATTTCCATGCCCCATGGGCTCCTCCAAGTCTGGTTCCCAGGACTCAGCCTCCCACAAGAAGACAAGTCCAAGAACTTTCCGACCATCCCACCACTGTTCTTGAGCACAGTGGCTTCTGGGAAACCAAGAGTTTGGACCTCTGACTCTCTCCATCCAAGAgtttgggggtgggaggtggaTGCTCTTCCCCTCTCCCACTACTTCCTTCTGCCATCTCCAGGTGGACATTTCTGGGCCCAAAAGGACCGCTTCATGCTTTCTCACTCCCCTCAGCCAAAGGCCATCTCTGGTCTTTATATAAcactctctctgactctctccttTTGTCTCCCAGTCTTGCAGCAGATCTTTCTGTTGGAGGTCCAAGGTATAGCTCATGTCTATAAGGAATCTCCCATATTTTTCACATGTCAGGATTCAGTCAGTCAATAGACATGTTTGCTCTGATCACAGACACACAAAAGTCTTAATCAAAGGCCTCCGCTTTTCATCTTAAATTGTCTGAGCTTGCCCAATTATCTCTTCTATATAAGTGGCTCTCATGCGTGTTTTTTCCCCTGCAATTATGGAGTCCGTCTTTACTCTCTTCCAATTAAACAAAGGATGTAAGGAATTTAAGATTTCATTGTGCTTATAATTTGttgaacataaaaaaataaaatagggggctgagccaagatggctgagagtagacaggtctttgagctcttccaggCTTCCCTCAGCTCGACACGAGATCAAGCCTCTGACCTGGATTTGGAGTGagagaacccataaatatttggagtgtaatttccagcaaaagatattttggaagaacttcggAAAAGGT
Encoded here:
- the LOC100918721 gene encoding LOW QUALITY PROTEIN: zinc finger protein 345 (The sequence of the model RefSeq protein was modified relative to this genomic sequence to represent the inferred CDS: deleted 2 bases in 1 codon), producing the protein MEAWAPVLEERVTRGRLQRCGEWRREEKVAATSRLWAAQAKESITFKDVSMDFTREEWGQLNPAQKNLYRDVMLENYRNLVSLGLQVFKPDVIARLERAEAPWTLENKVLRHSCSDWEMKPEAKEAFSKQGMYVKESLPEKLKSNESWDCTLGQVWNYDGRFKKPRGSQEKASREVTVLPKKIPSEVRSQAGNLGRSFGQMSLLVAQQNMATKKSLHQCDTEGNGFKQYSELIKYNRLSPGLKPYKYEYIKASNSNSHFIQYNRIPPVERISGFDEFGKTFQQKKHLIQPQINHAGHKVYKCGECGKFFRQSMHLIQHQRIHTGEKPYNCNECGKAFRQKIHLIRHKTLHSEEKPFKCSHCGKCFSDSSSLNVHQRIHTAEKPYHCNECGKAFSLSQYLIQHQQIHTTEKRYKCSECGKAFSLSQYLIRHQKIHTGEKPYECTECGQTFTQQGSLTQHQRSHAGEKPYKCSECGKAFGRSLYLTRHQRIHTGEKPHICGECGKSFNDTAVLALHQRIHTGEKPCKCNVCGKAFRHTNQVTQHQRIHTGEKPYKCNECGKAFTHCAGLTHHQRIHTGEKPYKCDDCGKAFKQKVYLTQHQRTHTGEKPYKCDECGKAFRQCSALISHKRTHTGEKPYTCRECGKAFSHSCSLTLHQRIHTGEKPYKCTECGKAFSQNIFLTRHQRTHTGEKPFKCSECGKVFSQSMSLTRHQKTHTGEKPYKCDECGKGFIQKIQCIQSENPYRRETLKIELMKKASSQCRRIIIQHQEFTSQYKKVINVTSVRRPLGVVCSSSQLSKSKLTMFKALVSFVTYGSMLRYLLSTHFVSCTRNTNTKNKAIPAFQKLT